The Desulfuromonadales bacterium genome contains the following window.
AACATCGGCCTCGATACCATCGAAATGGGGGTCACCATCGGCGTCGCCATGGACGCGGGAATTATCAAGTTCGGCGACCGCGAGGGGGCCATCCGCCTGATGGAGGAAGTCGGCAAGGGGACGCCGCTCGGCCGCATCCTCGGCAGCGGCGCCGCGGTGACCGGCAAGGTGTTCGGCGTCGAGCGGGTACCGGTGGTCAAGGACCAGGCCCTGCCCGCCTACGACCCGCGCGCCATCCAGGGGATCGGCGTCACCTACGCCACCACCACCATGGGGGCCGACCATACCGCTGGCTACGCCATCGCCACCAACATCCTCAAGGTCGGCGGCGACGTCGATCCGCTGAAGACCGAAGGCCAGGTCGAGCTCTCCCGCAACCTGCAGATCGCCACCGCCGCCATCGACTCGACCGGCATGTGCCTCTTCATCGCCTTCGCCATTATGGACCAGCCGGAGACTTTCCAGGCGCTGCTCGACATGCTCGGTTCCTTCTACGGCATCACCATGACCGGCGACGACGTGGTGGCGCTGGGCAAGCGGGTTCTCGCCGCAGAGCGGGACTTCAACACCCGCGCCGGTTTCACCAAGCATCACGACCGGCTCCCCCGTTTCTTCTACAACGAGCCGATTGCGCCCCACAACGTCACGTTCATGATGAAGGATGAGGAGCTGGACGAGGTCTTCAACTTCTAGTGGGGGATAAGGTGTAACAGCCCCTGAAATCCCGAACATTGCTGAATCAGGCGGGGCATCTCGCCCCGCCTTTTTTTACAGGCCGATCAGGAGGGAGCATGCTGCTGGAACAGTTGGTGGAAAATGCCGGGCAGCCCCCGGAGTATGACTGGGACGCCTACTACCGCTGGCTGTTCAGCGTGCTTGCGGGCCGGGAAGTCACCGGCTACAGTTTCTGGCAATGCAAACAATGCCTCACGGTCAATGTCGTCTACCTGCCGGCACGCTACGGAACCTGCCGCGGCTGCGCACTCATTCATCTGCCGAACGAGATGTGTTAAAGTAGGGTTGTCTTCCTTGCGGCGCTAGAAACCGGGAAAGAAAATCATGGCGCAGGAGAACCGCCGGCAGTCCACGGCAAGGCTTTCGCTTACCTTTGCGGATGGAATGCCGGAACATCTCAGCTGCTTTTTTTCGCTTCTGCAGCAAGGGTTCTGCATCAGGGTGCAGGTCGGCTGCGGTATCCGGGAACTGCTCTGCAGCCAGTTCGGCATCGACCCGGACTACCTGAAGCAGCGGATCACGACCATTTTTCTCAACGGCAAGCCGGTTGACGATACGGAAGCCAGCCGGATCGCCGAGGGTGCCACGCTGGCTCTTTCCGCCGCCATGCCGGGCCTGGTCGGCGCCACCATGCGGCGTGGCGGCTTCTATGCCGCCATGCGCGGTGCCATCACCCACCATGAATCGGCAGAAGGTGCTGAGGAAAAATACGGCACTATCAGGATCAAGTTGTTCAACCTGCTGATGGCCGAATTGGGGCCGGGTTTTCTGCGGCAGGGGATTGTCGTCCCGACTCCCGCGTTGGCGAATTTTCTGGCCGCGCAAGCTCCCGATTTCTGGGAGGGATGGAGCGAAATACGGCTGAACGGTAAACCGGTCGCAGCCGGGATTTTGCAAACCGGGGCATGGACTGCCCCGAGCGAGGAATTGACAGAGCTTTGTGTCCTCTTCGAGGAGTGAAACATGCAGGTTACGGTCAAACTGTTCGCGAATTTCCGTCACGGACGCTTCAACATCGAAGTCCGCCAATATCAGCCGGGCACCACCGTCGGGCAGGTCGTCGAAGAGATCGGCATCCCGAAGGAGGAGCTGGGCATCCTGCTCGTCAACAGCCGGCATGTCGGTTTGGACCGTGAATTGCACGACGGGGATACACTTGCCCTGTTCCCCCTGGTTGGAGGCGGCTGAGATGGAGGAACTCCGAACCTTTCTCGAAAAGCATGCAGACGGCGATCTGCTCGCCTGGCGGCATCAGGTGGCGGCCGCGAAGCACTTCGGCCTGAGCCTGGCCGAAGTGGAAACGGCGATCCTCGAAGCCGGGCTGCTGCCGGCACGCTACCAGCGCAACCGCCGGATGCTCTCGACGCTGCAGCAGCTCCAGCTGTTCCGCAGCCGGGTCGCCGTGATCGGCTGCGGCGGGCTGGGTGGTTACATTCTGGAACAGCTGGCCCGTCTCGGAGTGGGACATATTGTCGCAATTGATCCCGATGTCTTCGAGGAGCACAACCTCAACCGCCAACTGCTCTCCTCGCCCGCCATGCTGGGCCGCGCCAAGGCGGAGCTGGCGGCGCAGCGGGTGGCGGAAATCAATCCGGCGGTGACCCTCAATCCGGTGCGTGAAGCTTTTTCCCGGGAAAATGGCCGCGAGCTGCTTTCCGGGCTGGACTGCATCGTCGACGCGGTGGATAATGTAACGGCGCGCCTGGAGCTGGAAGCGGTCTGCAGCGAACTGAATGTTCCCCTGGTGCACGGGGCCATCGCCGGCTGGTATGGCCACGTCGCCACCATCTATCCGGGCGAAAACACCATGCAGTTGATCTATCGTCACTGGACGGGGGGCAAGGGGGTCGAGCAGCAATTGGGCAACCCCTCCTTTACGCCGGCCGTAGCCGCCAGTCTCGAGGTCGCTGAGGTGTG
Protein-coding sequences here:
- a CDS encoding MoaD/ThiS family protein; protein product: MQVTVKLFANFRHGRFNIEVRQYQPGTTVGQVVEEIGIPKEELGILLVNSRHVGLDRELHDGDTLALFPLVGGG
- a CDS encoding HesA/MoeB/ThiF family protein, with the translated sequence MEELRTFLEKHADGDLLAWRHQVAAAKHFGLSLAEVETAILEAGLLPARYQRNRRMLSTLQQLQLFRSRVAVIGCGGLGGYILEQLARLGVGHIVAIDPDVFEEHNLNRQLLSSPAMLGRAKAELAAQRVAEINPAVTLNPVREAFSRENGRELLSGLDCIVDAVDNVTARLELEAVCSELNVPLVHGAIAGWYGHVATIYPGENTMQLIYRHWTGGKGVEQQLGNPSFTPAVAASLEVAEVCKVLLGQGALLRNRKLAFNLLDMEVEEIPL